Proteins encoded by one window of Canis aureus isolate CA01 chromosome 13, VMU_Caureus_v.1.0, whole genome shotgun sequence:
- the LOC144281576 gene encoding olfactory receptor 11G2-like, whose amino-acid sequence MGSFTAPRPMKVSSTTNTSSTISGFILLGFPCSREGQLLLFGLFSVLYLLTLMGNGSIICAVRWDQRLHTPMYILLANFSFLEIWYVTSTVPNMLANFLSDTKVISFSGCFLQFYFFFSLGSTECFFLAIMAFDRYLAICRPLHYPTIMTGRLCASLVVSCWVLGFLWFPVPIIVISQMSFCGSRIIDHFLCDPGPLLALTCARAPVMEFFWMILSSLLLFIPFFCIMGSYTLVLRAVLRAPSAAGRRKAFSTCGSHLAVVSLFYGSVMVMYLSPTSEHESGMQKMVTLFYSVGTPLINPVIYSLRNKDMKCALQKFLGI is encoded by the coding sequence ATGGGTTCCTTCACAGCTCCCAGGCCCATGAAAGTCTCCAGCACCACCAACACATCCAGCACCATCTCCGGCTTCATCCTCCTGGGCTTCCCTTGCTCCAGGGAGGGGCAGCTCCTCCTCTTTGGGCTCTTCTCCGTTCTCTACCTCCTCACCCTCATGGGCAACGGGTCTATCATCTGTGCCGTGCGCTGGGACCAGAGACTCCACACTCCCATGTACATCCTGCTCGCCAACTTCTCCTTCCTAGAGATCTGGTACGTCACCTCGACTGTCCCCAACATGCTGGCCAACTTCCTCTCTGACACCAAGGTCATCTCCTTCTCCGGGTGCTTTCTCCAGTtctactttttcttctccttggGTTCTACAGAATGTTTTTTCTTGGCTATTATGGCGTTTGATCGGTACCTTGCCATCTGCCGGCCTCTACACTACCCAACCATTATGACAGGACGTCTCTGTGCCAGTCTTGTGGTCAGTTGCTGGGTACTTGGTTTTCTCTGGTTCCCAGTCCCTATCATTGTTATTTCCCAAATGTCCTTCTGTGGATCCAGGATCATTGACCACTTCCTATGTGATCCGGGTCCCCTATTAGCACTCACCTGTGCCAGAGCTCCAGTAATGGAGTTTTTTTGGATGATTTTAAGTTCCTTGctcttatttattcctttcttctgcaTCATGGGGTCCTATACTCTGGTCTTGAGAGCTGTGTTGAGGGCCCCTTCTGCAGCTGGACGAAGAAAAGCTTTCTCTACTTGTGGGTCCCATCTGGCTGTGGTTTCACTGTTCTATGGCTCAGTGATGGTCATGTATCTGAGCCCGACATCTGAGCATGAATCTGGGATGCAGAAGATGGTGACTCTGTTTTATTCTGTAGGAACCCCACTCATTAATCCTGTGATCTATAGTCTAAGGAACAAAGATATGAAATGTGCCCTGCAGAAATTtctaggaatataa